One part of the Mariniflexile litorale genome encodes these proteins:
- a CDS encoding transposase — protein MDLENENIKLARANHKTYKQEVFDNGDTRKQLLARSRYLLYKAPSNWTENQYQRSKILFDQYPDIQLAFNLVQGLRNIFNTAKSVETAYTKLAHWYKDVEQSGFRAFNTIANTITLNYRSILNYFINRSTNASAESFNAKIKAFRAQFRGVKNIEFFLFRLTTIFA, from the coding sequence ATAGATCTAGAAAACGAAAACATAAAACTTGCCAGAGCAAATCACAAGACCTATAAACAAGAGGTCTTTGATAATGGAGATACCAGAAAACAACTCTTAGCAAGAAGCAGGTATTTACTCTACAAAGCACCCTCTAATTGGACGGAAAATCAATACCAGAGAAGCAAAATACTCTTCGATCAATATCCTGATATCCAACTAGCATTTAACCTAGTTCAAGGCCTTAGAAATATTTTCAATACAGCAAAATCAGTAGAAACTGCATACACAAAGCTAGCGCATTGGTATAAAGATGTTGAACAATCTGGATTTAGAGCATTCAATACAATAGCAAATACGATAACCCTAAACTATAGATCTATACTTAACTATTTCATCAATCGAAGTACAAATGCTTCTGCTGAATCTTTTAACGCAAAGATAAAAGCCTTTAGAGCCCAGTTTAGAGGTGTCAAAAATATAGAATTTTTCCTTTTTAGATTAACCACTATTTTTGCTTAA
- a CDS encoding transposase: MGHFYGVDGKKLQRQYKDYLSDFKDWNQKKHAKQYLIFPENIGSHLSIDETALSKGELYTIITNKKAKGKKGSIVAIFSGTKVEPIIEQLLKLSAKKRTKVKEITLDMANSMKTIAKKCFPKAIQVTDRFHVQKLALEALQDIRIKYRWDAIDLENENIKLARANHKTYKQEVFDNGDTRKQLLARSRYLLYKAPSNWTENQYQRSKILFDQYPDIQLAFNLVQGLRNIFNTAKSVETAYTKLAHWYKDVEQSGFRAFNTIANTITLNYRSILNYFINRSTNASAESFNAKIKAFRAQFRGVKNIEFFLFRLTTIFA, encoded by the coding sequence ATAGGACATTTTTATGGCGTTGATGGTAAAAAACTACAACGTCAGTATAAAGATTATTTAAGTGATTTTAAAGACTGGAATCAGAAGAAACATGCAAAACAATATCTCATCTTTCCTGAAAATATAGGAAGCCATTTATCTATTGATGAGACTGCTTTGTCAAAGGGAGAACTCTACACCATCATTACCAACAAAAAAGCCAAAGGTAAAAAAGGAAGTATCGTTGCCATTTTTTCTGGCACTAAAGTAGAACCTATTATAGAACAGCTTCTTAAATTATCAGCAAAGAAAAGAACGAAGGTTAAAGAGATTACACTAGACATGGCTAACTCAATGAAAACTATCGCTAAAAAATGTTTCCCAAAAGCCATACAGGTTACTGATCGGTTTCATGTACAGAAATTAGCCTTGGAAGCACTACAAGATATAAGAATCAAATATAGGTGGGACGCCATAGATCTAGAAAACGAAAACATAAAACTTGCCAGAGCAAATCACAAGACCTATAAACAAGAGGTCTTTGATAATGGAGATACCAGAAAACAACTCTTAGCAAGAAGCAGGTATTTACTCTACAAAGCACCCTCTAATTGGACGGAAAATCAATACCAGAGAAGCAAAATACTCTTCGATCAATATCCTGATATCCAACTAGCATTTAACCTAGTTCAAGGCCTTAGAAATATTTTCAATACAGCAAAATCAGTAGAAACTGCATACACAAAGCTAGCGCATTGGTATAAAGATGTTGAACAATCTGGATTTAGAGCATTCAATACAATAGCAAATACGATAACCCTAAACTATAGATCTATACTTAACTATTTCATCAATCGAAGTACAAATGCTTCTGCTGAATCTTTTAACGCAAAGATAAAAGCCTTTAGAGCCCAGTTTAGAGGTGTCAAAAATATAGAATTTTTCCTTTTTAGATTAACCACTATTTTTGCTTAA
- a CDS encoding transposase family protein has protein sequence MDHYLELLKLILPEFLINHFDLVKHTKNGEVMHLYFEEQNATPKEESKRTLIAHGFHKEVTIQDFPLRGNTVYLHVKRRRWLDKTTKQVVQRDWNLVAQGTRMTSEFAAFLKEINQY, from the coding sequence TTGGACCATTATCTAGAACTACTCAAACTTATTTTACCTGAATTTCTAATCAACCATTTTGATCTTGTAAAGCATACTAAAAATGGCGAAGTCATGCATCTTTACTTTGAAGAACAAAATGCAACACCTAAAGAAGAATCTAAACGCACATTAATTGCGCATGGTTTTCATAAAGAAGTAACCATCCAAGATTTTCCTTTACGAGGCAATACAGTTTACCTGCATGTTAAGCGTCGCAGATGGTTAGACAAGACCACCAAACAAGTCGTGCAGAGAGATTGGAACTTAGTAGCACAGGGAACTCGTATGACATCAGAGTTCGCTGCTTTTTTAAAAGAAATTAATCAATACTAG
- a CDS encoding M12 family metallopeptidase, with protein MKKKIHRYSVLFTIATLFLVSILTWLIIKNNNRSFRPPLEYHSLKSGKKKHIKIVTQLSFTDKDQEIICELVDSLLVIEGDIIIGKIEDFQVQTMAAIKGEGVLWKDGIIPYEIKNGHPKEILIKKAIKYLNNETNLKLIEKGSKDIDYIRFVKSNGCSSWVGKQGEEQIIKVGDCSFGSIVHEILHAAGFYHEQARTDRDEYIEIVWDNVQSDEKHNFMKYIDRGEEGEDIGEYDYNSVMHYDSMGFSSKNNNKTILIRKPPGNEKTIIGQRKGLSSNDVKNINKVYN; from the coding sequence ATGAAGAAAAAGATTCATAGATATAGTGTCCTTTTTACTATAGCAACCCTCTTTCTCGTCTCTATCCTTACATGGCTAATTATTAAGAATAATAATAGAAGTTTTAGACCTCCATTGGAATATCATAGCTTAAAGTCAGGTAAAAAAAAGCATATTAAGATTGTTACTCAACTATCGTTTACTGATAAAGATCAAGAAATTATATGTGAATTAGTTGACAGTTTATTAGTAATTGAAGGAGATATTATTATAGGGAAAATTGAAGATTTTCAAGTTCAGACTATGGCAGCAATAAAAGGAGAAGGTGTTTTATGGAAAGACGGTATAATACCATATGAAATAAAAAATGGTCATCCTAAAGAGATTCTGATAAAAAAAGCGATTAAATATTTAAACAATGAAACAAATTTAAAACTTATTGAAAAAGGTTCGAAAGATATCGATTATATACGATTTGTAAAATCTAATGGTTGTTCTTCTTGGGTTGGTAAGCAAGGTGAAGAACAGATTATAAAGGTTGGCGATTGTAGTTTTGGAAGTATCGTTCACGAAATTTTGCATGCTGCGGGTTTTTACCATGAACAAGCTCGTACAGATAGAGACGAGTATATAGAAATAGTTTGGGACAATGTTCAAAGTGACGAAAAACATAATTTTATGAAATATATTGATCGTGGCGAAGAAGGTGAAGATATAGGTGAATATGACTATAATTCGGTTATGCATTATGATTCAATGGGATTTAGCTCTAAAAACAACAACAAAACTATTCTAATTAGAAAACCGCCAGGAAACGAAAAAACAATTATTGGACAACGGAAAGGCTTAAGTTCAAACGATGTCAAAAACATTAATAAAGTTTATAATTAA